In the Rhododendron vialii isolate Sample 1 chromosome 2a, ASM3025357v1 genome, TCTTCGTGCCCACAAGTAATACTTCGCGGCAGGTGTTAGTTGTTATTCTTTGCGGTGTGAGCAATTCTTTACAGCCATGACTAATTTTTGTGTGGTCAAGAGTAACTCTTGGGGCGATCTATCACTCATCAATAATCCGCCCTCCTAACACCATGGTTCCAAAACTGGGCCTAGCAATGCCTTATTTCCCGGAAATGCCAGAACTGGGCCTAGCAATGCCTTATTTCCCTAACACCATGGTTCCAAACAGAATTGGAATATTCTCACTCAAAGAACTAGTGTTCCAGCTGTGTTTCAGAATTCCTCAAGCATAAGCAGCAACTGGCATCCACCCCCAACCCTCAGCTAATCGGTCTATATATCTCTAGCGGAAAGTCTACCAAGGAAAGCAATCCATTCAATGAATGCCCAACAAGGAATGTGGTGAGGAAACCGTAAAGAGTTAGTCCATGGAACGACTGGATAAGACGCTCTCAAAGCCTGCCAAGCCAagcagtttttgcaaaaaactTTGATCCCTAGTCAAGATCCATCTTACAAAATCCGTGCTAGAAAGTATAAGGAACCAAGTTTGGAGAAGTATTAGCAACTATTTCTCTAGTTAGTAGTTACTACACACAGTATTTTGTTTTGGAACTTTACAGAATAATATTCCAGAATTGAGTACCTGCACTTTCAAGGTTACAATCGTTCTAGCACCACAAATGCTTACACTAACATTCATACAAACACACTGGCATCCACTGTGGGTCCCCAACAATTCTTTGGGTATCGATTGCCACTGCATCGATTGTGCACAGATCAGCCGCGGGAACAATCTTTGGGTTCTGCACAATAAGCCGAACTgattcattaattttgaaacaCCTTTTCTAGTGGCCTCGCTAAAAATTATTTCTATCCGAAAACtgaaagtgcttgatccaatatACTAATTTGTGATTCAAAATCCTGGATCTTGTAtcctgaatgaaaaattagtaCATTAGATTAAACACACATTACtagattaagctgattttttgcggagcCGATAGAGAAATATCTTAAAATTATTAAATGGTTCAGATCATTTGTACGGGACTCGGAGGAGGCCCAGCAGGTCTATCTGTACACCATCGGTGCATTTGCAATCGGTACCCATAGACGGGGCTCGTGTGTTTCACAGTGTGTAgagtgtgtgggacccacagtAATCGGCATTTTCCAAAGCCCCACTTGTTAGCCGACATGTCTTTTAAAAAGCGCTGCATTCCCTCGCACAGTTTCCACAAATTTGGTCGACCCAGTGTTAACAATATGACAGAAGAATTCTTGCTCAGCCCACCGCTCCAGAGAAGAATCATTATTAGTACAGAAGTATTATGACCCGGCGTTTTTTAAAGCGCCTGCAAGTTAGACGACATTTACAGAAGCGCCAATAAGTTAAGCGACAGCCGCGTCCTTGGCACGCTTAAAGAATAAGCGTCACTGCAATAATTGGTGGCTTTATTCGGCCTTTAAATGGCATTCATCGGGCGCCGGGGAATCCAACTTTTCCGTTGGTGTAGGCTATTGCCTTCAGTAGATTCAACTTGATCGATAAGCTGTCTTCTAAATTCATTCTCAGGGTTAAGAACCATCTCCCACAGATCATCATCCATCCTTTCAACAACatacctgaaaaagaaaaatgggttaGATAAATCTCCTCAAATGGGTTAGATAAATTTCCTCCAACCTCATCTACAATTACAGGTATTACAAAtgctaaaacaaaaataattactaACCTCGCTTGCAGTTTGAATAAGGCATGCTTATTTGTTACATTGATGAGCTCTTTGTCACATTGTCCTCTACGATAAGCAACAACAGCGAGGGTGGGATCCCGCTCCTCACAATATTTTCCCACAGCACGTGAATCATAGTACGCgtttgtggtaagaaaatgttCCGGATTATTGTTGCTGTCTATAACGATTTTTCCTAGAGCATTGTGAACATGAGCGTCTTGGCTTCCCTCACTCACAAGATGCTCTAAGAACTGGGTAAGCAATTGAAGTTGATTCCTGAAAAACATAAGCTAAGTGTGAGGATCCGAAGCACCTaaggagagaaagggaggtAGAGAGTGAGACCTGACCTTTTCTCAAACTCCGCCACGAGTGGTTCAATTGGAAGCAGAGAACGACTAGATAGAAGAAGACCTTTAATAAAATCTTCAGGACACTTATCATCCAGCAGTTGCCCTACAACTAACGGAGCATTTCCTGGATTTACCTTGTTAGGACCGTGAGGGACACCATGCACACAAACAACgcagtgatttcagagaaaaactccctttgattatatattcacacaatatacaataaagatgaaaaaactctccggaaaCCACACGTCGGTTCCTCTCCGGGAGGCCACAGACCGGCCCCCCATgctcgcctcaccctctccctcacattatgtcacacataAATCTCAAATACGCCTCGGTATTTATAGAGTATCAAGCCTTGACCTccaaggcttcctactgccttATAATTCCTTTTCCTACTCGGACTAGGAAATACACCAAGAAGGAAACTCTTCCATAGTAATACCGCCAAGTATGGAACTCCTCCAACTTGCCATAGGATTTGATTCTCTAACCAAAACTGAATATAACATAACTACACGAGAATAATTACCAAGCACCCCCTCGATAAATTATCACACGTGGGTGAAgcccaacaatcaccccctcACCCATGTGGGATGATTTTGCACCCCCTCACCTAGGTGCACCGGAGTGCTCACATCCTCGCAGGACACGATCCGTGACTCCATCTCTCCTTCTCATGCGGCCGCATACCATGGAGAGAATCCAATCACAAAATCCATAAAGGAAGAGATCCCAACGATGCATTGTCTAGTCTCCATCTCAATCCCTCTATCCGGAGCTTCCGTGAACATCTCTCAACAACCAGTTGCCCGCTGTCTGCAGACTATTCCATACACAATTTGATTCGGTAACCGACACTCCTGTACATCTCAGGTCATGACTCCTCGTACTCCAATGCCCTTCCTGTGTGTCTCCGCAACTGTTGCTTCACACGTTCACTGTCACAAAAACTCATACTGCTTGTCTAGTACCAAACATCAGCTCCATCTGTTTGTACTCTCCACAAGCATGTATCGGTTGCCCATCATCATCCTCGTGCAGCCCAAATCACAACTGCAACTCCTGACGATAGGTCTTCAAACCCGATTGAACCAGACTGCCTCTGATCACTGTTAATCATCTCCGCAAACCTTCGCTCTAGTAAGTGCCTGTGTCACTACCAACCCGAGTGTATCCTTGCTCACTAGTTTCGCGCATGTTTGCACTGATCAACCTCCGATCCCTGCAAGTCTGCTCCGTCAATCGTCTTTTCCGCCACTTCCAATCGCCTATGCAACCTCCTCGGGTGACAAAAACGAGGTTGGTGAGCAccttttttttcagaaatcgaacCCGTGGTTTTTCTGATGACCCTCTTCTTCAaccctgctctgataccaattgttaggaCCGTGAGGGACACCATGCACACAAACAACgcagtgatttcagagaaaaactccctttgattatatattcacacaatatacaataaagatgaaaaaactctccggaaaCCACACGTCGGTTCCTCTCCGGGAGGCCACAGACCGGCCCCCCATgctcgcctcaccctctccctcacattatgtcacacataAATCTCAAATACGCCTCGGTATTTATAGAGTATCAAGCCTTGACCTccaaggcttcctactgccttATAATTCCTTTTCCTACTCGGACTAGGAAATACACCAAGAAGGAAACTCTTCCATAGTAATACCGCCAAGTATGGAACTCCTCCAACTTGCCATAGGATTTGATTCTCTAACCAAAACTGAATATAACATAACTACACGAGAATAATTACCAAGCACCCCCTCGATAAATTATCACACGTGGGTGAAGCCCAACATACCTATCCAGGGAAATCCAAGATTAGTTCAGCACTCTAGCCTTCTGATAGCTACATTTAGCTAATTTATGCTTGTTACACCTGTTTAGTGTTTTACTTGGAGTTTGATACTCGTTTTCCTTGTTTCAGGACTTGCAATTGAATGGCACATGGAGCTAAATTGAGGAGTTAAAAGCTTATAAATAATCCAGTGGAGGGTCCATTGCCGTTGGAAAATCAACTCATGTGGAATGCAATGACATGGACACAAAGTGATCCGTTTATAACTAAGTACAAGGACTTATTTGGGCCCATGTGTTACTAAACTGATTGGTTTGTGTAAGAAATTGGGCTTGACTAGGAAATTAAGTGGAAGGAGCCGAAAAGGGAATTACGAGTATGTTACCAACAATCCTGCTTTTCTATGTTGAATAATTTCTTGGATTTTGGTACGATTATATTACAAGTGAGAAGGTGAATTGGAACTCTAGTCCCTTCTCTCCCCTGTTTTCAAAACATAAATTCATTCTTagattaattttagtttaaactatagaaattcaaaattcaatttcgttTCCGAATTAAGTTAGAAATCAATTGAATCTACAACAACTTAGCTTTTTACTCTCTGTGAACGATCTCAGACTAAACAACTATTCTAGGGGGAGTAATTGGTAATTCCGTGTTTgtgatttcattttttgtgtgaTAGAAAGACAGACCAACTTCGCATGAGTTTCAAGTTTGTGACAAAATTGCTGTCTAAGATCCATGGCAAAACTCTTACCTTTAGAACATAACCTTCAATGTCGCTCAGCATGTTGTTCGAATAAAGGTATTGGGTCAGTTCTGGAACAAACCCAAAACGATCACATACATTGATAAGTGCTCGTGCATCGCGAAGCTTTGCTTTCATCAAGAACTTCTTTGTCTTTTCAGGGTCATAGAAGTTTGACTCTTTTGTCACGCGTTCAACCTCGTCGATTTGTCCAGTCTTGGCAGCAGCCTTGATATACTTAAAGTGAATTTCTGGATCCTCACTGTAACAGAAAATAGATCGATCAATAAAAGAATCACATATTCACAAAATATAACTGGCTCTTTTTCTAAACAGATTACCTGAAGCTCAGCAAATCTTTTGATTGTCCACTTGAGGAACTGATGTTCTTCATCTCCTTCAACCACCGGTCTATCATACTCGGAAAGGATTTCATCATTATTCCCTCTGTTCTTCCTCTCTGTTGGGATACTAATGCGAGCTCAAGGCTGCGCAACACTTCGGCCATTGTGGGCCGTGATTTTGGACTTTTTTGCAAACAATTTTTGGCAAGTACAACAAAAGACTTCAAACAACGTGGTGCTATTTGTCCAATGAGAGTGGGGTCAATGACTCCGGCAAGCTTTCCCTCTTTGATGCACTGTTGAGCCCAAGTGGCTAAACTCATTTGCTCCTCGCCAAGTTTTCTATCCACGGCTGCCCTCCCACATAACACTTCTAACAATACCACACCGAAGGCATACACATCAGATTTCGCAGTCAGTCGTTGAGTAATGAAGTACTCGGGATCAAAATACCCAAATGTGCCCTTCACTTCTGTGGTTATATGGGTTATTGAAAGACTTGTAGGGCCTTTCGACAATCCAAAATCCGAAATCTTAGCTACCCAATTCTCGTCTATCAGAATATTTGTGGTCTTCACATCTCGATGTATGAATCTTTGGCTGGTACCAAAATGAAGGTGGTATAATCCGCGGGCGGCACCAATACAAATGTCAAGCCTTTTCTCccaagagagaggagaaaaactCGTATTGCTTTCAGTTGTCTTTAGCTTGTAGAGATGATCGGCAAGGGTCCCAAGAGCTACATACTCATAAACAAGAATCATCTCCTGACACTCGTTGCAGTAGCCGATTAGCGCAACGAGATTAGGATGCCGTAGGTTTGAAAGCATCTTGACCTCCATCCAAAACTCTCCCGCACCTTGCTTGGACTCAGCATTCAACCGCTTTATGGCAACCATTGTAGCAGAATCGTCGATGAACCCTTTATATACCTTGCCGAATCCCCCGCTCCCTATAACTAATGCATCATCAAAATTGTTCGTTGCTGTTAGTACCTCATCCAGTGAAAAGCAACGACAAGATCCCTCTGTCTGAATCACACAACCATCAATCGGATTCTTACTCTTTGAAAAACTTAACCTGTCGAACAAGTCGATGAGAGAGAAACACATGGTATAGATGATGTTTTGTACTGTCAGGACTTAGGAGCAAGATCTCCCTAGCCAAAACAGATTGGGGAATTAGGAGTAAGACCTCACCAGCGATGAAGGGGAAGggggatgagagagaaacacaTTGTAATGGTTGAAGTTCGCCTCTGTTGAAGTGATTGGGTAAATGATGAATTTTAACTTGCGTTGAGGTCATTTCGATCCAGGTGCCAGGTGGCCCCCTCTACAAAGTAGATAAGTACAAGTATTTGTCAACACGAAAAAACCTGACTAAACAATATAATCAAACTTACTATGATTAAACAATCGATTCGAGAAACTATACTTGGTGAGATGGTTTGCTCATGTCTCCCTCCGTAGAAACCAAGGTTCAAGTTCCACGAGGGACGGGTTGGGGGTTTTAGGGTCATGGATTACCTTTGAGCCATCTCGTTGACTAATTTCCCACTAACCTTCTCTAACTATAAAAtatggcaaaaaaagaaaaaaaaaattgattcgtAAATTAATTGCATCTGCAAAATCAATTCTGAAATCAAATGTTTGATTGAAGACTAAATAATTTGCGTCTGCAGAATCCAGTATTTGTAGACTACGAATCTATTGGGCAATTTGGGTTAAATAATAGAAACTACCCACCTCGATTGTTTAACTATTATCCAAAGTTCGTTGACATCTCGAATATGGAGTATAATTCTCTAAAAGATGCATTGGTCTCTCAATTGGTTCTCAATTTCATTACCTCAAACAAGCATTCTGTACTCTTAAAGAGAATATTTCTTGATTACATAACTACCAGTCTACTACCACTGTGCTCTTTCATTTTGAATTATTGAATTCACAAAATCATGTCCCAAAGTTGGATTCAAACCTACTACCGACCGCTCTACCATTAATCTACTGAGGAACTTGGtaatttctattttattcttgTATAACGTTAATTAGTAGACTAACAAGATGCGTGCACATCAAGCAATGAGTTGTTAATGACATCGATCTCAAATGAGCTTTCAATGAGGTCATCAAAAGCAATAATTTGTGGTTGTTCAAATAGGAGGACTTGGTCATGTACCTTGTCTGTAAGAATATGATTTGTCTGAGGTATTGTTTTAAAATTTAACTAGTTTGAATGAGTTATATTGGGTggtaaaattattttgaaattttatccAGTTTCTTTGTaaaagtagaatttttttattttgaaattattttgaaattttaaaatttttttttcatcaaatagGGCATCCGCCTCCCATGAGGGAACCAGAAGCCACAACTGAGGGATATATTCCCAAGTACAAGAACGACACCCTCTCACAGCTCTTTGGGCCAAGCAATGAGCTATTCCATTGCCACCACGCTTGacaaaacaaacttcaaacccCACAAAATTAGACCGAGACCACTTGATATCTGCCAACACCACAGCTACTCAATTATGCTCCTCCAACTGCGACTGAATTAGATGAACGACCTGCTTCCACTACGAGAAACTAGGtaataggtgacgaaaaatgctGATGAAATTGGTTTTCGTCGCAAATAGtacacattggtgacgaaaaactAATTGTGGCGACGAAATtcttttcgtcgccaaatgtaataaattggtgacgaaattacttttttgtcgccaaatataccaAACCGGCGACGAAATTAATTagtcacatttggcgacgaaattagacctttgacaacgaaatatttCGTCCCTAATTTTGATACAattgtgacaatttttttcgtcgccaTAAGGATTAATTGGTgacgatttttttttcgtcgccaattttgttacacaaattttttttgtcaatctacTCTATTTATTTAGTTCTAAGGCTCTATAGGGCTTCCATTGAAAGCCTTAGAGCCAACaaataattatgaccctttagtataaaatgattaaaaaaattcgcattgctttaaatggattgaaaattggagtactaaattttttaaccataattTCACTTACAAAACCagtaaacaaaagaaattgaaaataaaaagaacaaacaaacataGAAATCAGCTTTTAATGGgtcaattttttcttatttttccaaaCCCAAGTCCGAATATAGATGGATTTCGATTATTTTGTAAAAACACCAAAGAGTaacatcaacaaaaaaattaaaacaaaactcGCAAGTTTGAGAACTCTAAGATTGGTTTGAGGTGCACATTATTTGGTTTGGATAATGTAGTTACTTAAAGAATTAGAAACCCCAATTGTTTCCTTAGACTTTTATAAGGCTAcgttcttttaaacttataGTTTGGAATttattttgctattttttttactttttataacttttttaaaacttttcgACGTAATTTTGGGGTTAAGCGCGTTCTTCTAGACGACacgaattggaaaagtataaaaatatgaatcgataaaaaaaatttaatcaacAGAGACAAGACAAAGCAATTAATCAGGTTCCATCTCAATCATCAGAATAAGATGAACTAAACTAAAGCAATTAATCAACAGAGACAAGACAAAGCGATATACGTGGAAACGAATTGAGGTCTAAACACCCCAAGCATAAAATCACGGACAATACGTACCTAccaatttttgttaattaaagAGGGCTACAAGAGATATACCGAACTGGAAATTACCTACGACACCCTTCGTGACACCTAATTCCACCCCTTGTAGTAGTACCTGGTCCTCCTCTCAAATTCAACGGACTCCACAAGAATCACCATTTTGGTCTCCGAGCTACGTCGACACCGAACTCATTTGGCTCATGTAGGAATTAAGGACCAACTTATGATGTATGCAATTATtatgtttttataaaatttaaagGAATCAAACTAGACGATATACACTAGCATTGGAGTATACCTCTCGGAAAATAAAAACGGAATGGTTTTTCGCTCTGAAAAAGGCTAGTGGAAAGTTATACCCGAAATTGGAGAATATGATATAGTTATATGTGCAAGTATATATGATGACCTAAGCCCAACCAATCAGAAGGCTAGAAAGACAGAGCGCTCACTCGCTTTGGGGGTGCTAGCTATCAGGCGCATGTTAGTGCTCTCACGCTTAGTGAGCGCCATGCGACCGCTACTCATtcggaaaattaaaattaattagaaaatcAAGAACACTTTGAATGATGCCTCTAGAGCACTCGCTCACCTTCCGGGTGCGTGTCCAAACGCACCCTCCCTTAGGAAGCAAACAATGAGCGCTGACATTCTGATCTCTCCTTGCCTAAGAAAATTTTCGAACAAAAATTCTCAACACCAGGTTCTCCATGCCTTAGCACACTTTAAACTAATGCCCAGATTTTATAAAATCAAAGTTTCAAGGACTAATACCTAAGGTTCTTCATAAACAGATTTCAACGACTAGTACCTGAGACACTTAAGCACAGCTATTTTTCAAGATAATCTAGGGCATTAAGATCTATGTGAAGCATAAAAATAGTACTAGACTACATGCTACAATGACATGTTACTGCATAcacttttttttcataaactatatGAAAAATGCATGATTATAACTCTTGATATCGGATTCGATAGCGCATGGCACCAAGTGAGATGCGCTTCTCCAAGCCAAAGCTTCAAACAAGAGGTGGAAAAACTAGACACACCTAGCCACTCTATCACCAAAAAAACCCATACAGAAAAATACATGAAATGTGAAATGATTACAGGCACAAATGATTTGTCGGTATCCGAAAAATGCCAATCGCATTAACATGGACGAACCAAATTTGAAATAAGATAGCTCTGTCCACCGATTGTGAACTTGCTTTTGGTAGAGATGACATTGTTGAAGGATCGGGGGACATCGGCCATATGTAACTCATCACCCATCTCCGACGGAATTTTCCCAAGCAAGTTGCATTTGCAATGAAGATTCAAGGACACGCAACACATCGTTCATAGCAGGACGTCGGATGCCCTCTTTAACCACACAACTTAGTGCTATATTGAAATAACGCCTAAAACATTCAGGAGCTATTTGGCCGCTTAGGTATGGGTCAACGGCCTGATCCATTAATATGTGGAACCATTGAACAAACGAAATCTCATTCGTGTTTTGGTTGGGAGAATAAGAGTTCTTACTACACAATACTTCCAACAACATGACACCGAAAGCATACACATCAGTTTTCTTTGTCACTTTACCAGTGCACAGGTACTCAGGGTCCATCGACCCAATATGTCCAGTCTCGCAAATAATACTTTTTTCCATGCTAGTGGGAATCGGTACGGAATGTTGAAAACCGGCAATTTTCGCGACCCATTTATCATCCAAAAGTACGTTTGACGAGTTTAGGTCACTGTGGATGAATTGTTGCTCTACATTCCTATGGAGGATTCGAGACCTCGTGCAATGTTGATGCAAATCTCAAGCCGCTTTTTCCAAAGAAATGAATCTTTATAGCTTCTATGGAGATGACTTTTCAATGTCCCGTTTACCATGTAATCGTACACAAGGATCAACTCATCCTTCTCCTCACAAATTCCTATCAAAGAGTCTATGTTAGGGTGACGAGGAAGAGATTGTACCCCAATCTCGGAACTAACTTGTACGGCCAAGTTTACCGCTCCCGACTTGTACCGCTTGATAATAACCGCACGAGTTCCCCCCACCATACATCCCTTGTACAATCTAAACGAACTGTCTTCGCTGATCAAAAGATCATTATTGAAATCATTTGTGGCAGCGCGAATCCCAGCAAGCGAGAAATGCTGGTATAACGATTGGGTAAGGTCATCTAATATTGGTTCTCCAACGTCATTTGAACCGTTTCCCTTTCTTGCTCTCCACCAACGATTCATACCCTGAAACGTCTTTGCAATAGTTTCCTGAGATCTTCCCTTGTGCTCATGCGATGCCAATGCAATCTCAAGGATCTCCACTACTTCAGACATTGTAGGCCGTTTCTTTGGTTTAGCATGTAAACAATTGTTCGCAAGTTTGGCAAAGTACTTAAGACTATGTGGTGTTGTTTCTCCTTTAATAGAGGGATCGATGATTGGGTCAAGCTTTCCCTTTTCGATGTACATTTTCGCCCAAAGAATTAGACTAATTTGCTCCTCCTCAAGTCTATCATCTAACGGTGGCCGGCCACACAAGACTTCCAACAGCACCACGCCAAAAGCATACACATCAGATTTCCTGGTTACTCGATTGGTGTAGATATAATTTGGATCCCAATATCCTCTTGTTGCTTTGACTTTTGTGCTAACATGGGTGGTTGTTTGGCTTGTAATGAGTTTGCATATCCCGAAATCAGAAACTTTTGCTACCCAATTCTTGTCCAACAAAATGTTTGTGCTCTTCACATCTCGGTGTATGATATGTTGTTCAGTACCTGTGTGAAGATAGTCGAGTGCTCGTGCAACACCAAGGCAAATGTTGAGCCTTTGAGTCCAGTTTAGATGAGATATACTTTTACCGCTTTCTTTTCTACTTGATTTGTAAAGATGACTAGCGAGAGTCCCACGAGCTATATAATCGTAAACAAGAATCATCTCCTGATTCTCGTTGCAATAGCCAATGAGGGAAACGAGATTAATATGATGGAAATTTGAA is a window encoding:
- the LOC131317100 gene encoding receptor-like protein kinase FERONIA, which encodes MDLSNGNSVSRNETKVSDVLPSSDPALPGTSYYLLLISKSQNRIDCGVIQSEGSCRRFTLDEVLLATDNFHDALVIGKGGFGKVYKGFIDDGATTTVVAIKRLNAQSNQGAEEFWTEVKLLSNFHHINLVSLIGYCNENQEMILVYDYIARGTLASHLYKSSRKESGKSISHLNWTQRLNICLGVARALDYLHTGTEQHIIHRDVKSTNILLDKNWVAKVSDFGICKLITSQTTTHVSTKVKATRGYWDPNYIYTNRVTRKSDVYAFGVVLLEVLCGRPPLDDRLEEEQISLILWAKMYIEKGKLDPIIDPSIKGETTPHSLKYFAKLANNCLHAKPKKRPTMSEVVEILEIALASHEHKGRSQETIAKTFQGMNRWWRARKGNGSNDVGEPILDDLTQSLYQHFSLAGIRAATNDFNNDLLISEDSSFRLYKGCMVGGTRAVIIKRYKSGAVNLAVQVSSEIGVQSLPRHPNIDSLIGICEEKDELILVYDYMVNGTLKSHLHRSYKDSFLWKKRLEICINIARGLESSIGM
- the LOC131315716 gene encoding serine/threonine-protein kinase PBL13-like; protein product: MCFSLIPLPLHRWLSFSKSKNPIDGCVIQTEGSCRCFSLDEVLTATNNFDDALVIGSGGFGKVYKGFIDDSATMVAIKRLNAESKQGAGEFWMEVKMLSNLRHPNLVALIGYCNECQEMILVYEYVALGTLADHLYKLKTTESNTSFSPLSWEKRLDICIGAARGLYHLHFGTSQRFIHRDVKTTNILIDENWVAKISDFGLSKGPTSLSITHITTEVKGTFGYFDPEYFITQRLTAKSDVYAFGVVLLEVLCGRAAVDRKLGEEQMSLATWAQQCIKEGKLAGVIDPTLIGQIAPRCLKSFVVLAKNCLQKSPKSRPTMAEVLRSLELALVSQQRGRTEGIMMKSFPSMIDRWLKEMKNISSSSGQSKDLLSFSEDPEIHFKYIKAAAKTGQIDEVERVTKESNFYDPEKTKKFLMKAKLRDARALINVCDRFGFVPELTQYLYSNNMLSDIEGYVLKVNPGNAPLVVGQLLDDKCPEDFIKGLLLSSRSLLPIEPLVAEFEKRNQLQLLTQFLEHLVSEGSQDAHVHNALGKIVIDSNNNPEHFLTTNAYYDSRAVGKYCEERDPTLAVVAYRRGQCDKELINVTNKHALFKLQARYVVERMDDDLWEMVLNPENEFRRQLIDQVESTEGNSLHQRKSWIPRRPMNAI